A portion of the Marinobacter alexandrii genome contains these proteins:
- a CDS encoding DUF5018 domain-containing protein — MKKTYLPLFLFLLIMLGVGSVKAQQPELVEDINTKLTRTLPSFSQKLESINGKLFFRAALNGTELGVYDGTTFEPFELYEFGNSEPENFTAVGEVVYFSAREEGTGGAELYQYLNGEVSLIDINPSGASNPGNLIEYDGALYFSAEDATNGTELWKYDGTTATVIDIQTGSGSSEPEYFYVFNNELLFFADDGVVGNELWKYDGTNVSLLEDIRTGAIGSVGSNGPSFARNENIVVFQAFSELYQYDGTNVTLAADINPTGGSTPRNITEFNGIFYFSAFASVDQSTELWQYDGTTASLVSDIYPGSESSQVNRLVATDDYLYFVARDGVSEKDLYKYDGTTITSIDVNPNNSDRNGEAFIDFLTAIGNTVYFQGYGSVEQRSELWKYDGTTLTEIVIRPGEETSAPRHITELNGEIYFTALEGSGTQGWHLWRYDGIDASVVVTNGINEGSNLFNLVGDGERFYFTATEDNIESNIFTSDGTITSKISDISSTPVGEEHYELTAFNGGLAYLGYDDEDDGELYVFYGADVQIFDINTEGSSEPEELEVVNDILYFAATDTDGRQIYQFNGTEVSLAFDLVTEGIGQPRDFYAAGDDLYFTAQNATVGRELFKFDGTDVTLVTDLNPSSSTSVYDLFEFNEMVYFVANTPSGRELCKYDGTAVEIIDINPGNGSSFPFYFTEYDGKLFFSADDGSNGNEFWSYDGTDASIIDIRPGSLGSSPGEFTQLNGVLYFRARTNDTGSELFKYDGTSASLARDINEGNGNSYPSNLFAHGPYLYFTAANFSGAEDPLGDQIGLSIAEDLEGLWRFDGTNLDFITEFNLDEDDDRIFLGNYVYLAGDTDELGTELYRIRAISEEVEILTFSLAEQSEAASIDEQNRIITVKVPAGTDVTELTPDITISELASIDLDGAQDFTNSVIYTVTSEFGNTQAWIVTVDVDKYTGTDILSFAVENQTGDASIDLSAHIVSLTVSRGTDVTSLAPEFTLSPGASISPEGAQDFTNAFVYTVTAEDGSTQGWTVEVQAEQLSGTDMLTFSVSGQVGSSIIDATAHTVSVIVPFDANITALNPTITISEGASISPEVAQDFTNTVTYTIAAENGGTQDWTVTITKEDPPLGLDDVQVSVYPNPSSDFIQVDAKQAISVKMLDLNGRSIQSKAGNTIQLDIQSLQPGIYILRISDGKQTINHRIIKAN, encoded by the coding sequence ATGAAAAAAACTTACTTACCCTTATTTCTATTCCTCCTCATTATGCTTGGAGTGGGAAGCGTAAAAGCTCAGCAACCAGAATTGGTTGAGGATATCAATACAAAACTTACTCGAACCTTACCCTCTTTTAGCCAGAAACTGGAATCAATTAATGGCAAGCTCTTCTTCCGAGCGGCTTTGAATGGTACTGAGCTTGGCGTATATGATGGGACCACCTTCGAGCCATTCGAACTTTATGAGTTTGGAAATTCCGAACCTGAAAACTTTACCGCTGTTGGAGAGGTGGTCTATTTCTCTGCAAGAGAAGAAGGAACCGGAGGGGCAGAGCTGTATCAATATTTGAATGGAGAGGTTTCTCTGATTGATATTAATCCGTCCGGAGCTTCTAACCCCGGCAATCTCATTGAATATGATGGAGCACTCTATTTTTCTGCAGAGGATGCAACGAATGGCACTGAACTTTGGAAATATGATGGAACCACTGCTACAGTCATAGATATTCAAACAGGATCTGGAAGTTCAGAGCCAGAATATTTTTATGTGTTCAATAATGAATTATTGTTTTTTGCCGACGATGGAGTAGTTGGAAATGAACTATGGAAATACGATGGGACTAATGTTTCCTTGTTAGAAGATATTCGTACTGGAGCAATTGGGTCAGTGGGGTCAAACGGTCCTTCCTTTGCAAGGAATGAAAACATAGTGGTCTTTCAGGCTTTTAGTGAACTCTATCAATACGATGGCACAAATGTTACTCTTGCTGCAGATATCAATCCCACAGGCGGTTCTACACCCAGGAACATCACCGAATTCAATGGGATTTTCTATTTCAGCGCTTTTGCTTCGGTAGATCAAAGCACCGAATTATGGCAATATGATGGAACCACTGCATCTCTTGTATCAGATATTTATCCTGGATCAGAAAGCTCTCAGGTTAACCGGTTAGTTGCAACAGATGACTACTTATACTTTGTTGCTCGTGATGGAGTTTCTGAAAAAGATTTATACAAATATGATGGTACTACCATCACTTCAATTGATGTGAATCCAAACAATTCGGATCGCAATGGAGAGGCATTTATAGACTTTCTGACTGCTATTGGAAATACCGTTTACTTCCAAGGTTACGGTAGTGTTGAACAACGCTCAGAACTATGGAAATATGATGGGACGACTCTTACAGAAATCGTTATTCGACCAGGAGAAGAAACCTCGGCACCAAGACACATAACTGAACTCAACGGCGAGATCTACTTTACTGCACTAGAAGGATCTGGCACACAAGGATGGCATCTTTGGAGATATGACGGAATCGATGCATCGGTTGTTGTGACTAATGGTATAAATGAGGGATCAAACCTTTTTAATCTGGTTGGTGATGGCGAAAGATTCTATTTCACTGCCACAGAGGATAACATTGAAAGTAATATTTTCACTTCAGATGGCACCATCACTTCCAAAATCTCGGATATCTCTTCCACACCAGTTGGGGAAGAACATTACGAGTTGACTGCATTCAATGGTGGACTCGCATATCTTGGATATGATGATGAAGATGACGGAGAACTCTATGTTTTTTATGGAGCAGATGTACAAATATTCGACATCAACACCGAGGGATCATCAGAGCCCGAAGAATTGGAGGTAGTAAATGATATTCTTTACTTCGCAGCAACAGATACTGATGGTCGTCAAATCTATCAATTCAATGGAACAGAAGTTTCTTTAGCCTTTGATTTGGTTACCGAAGGAATCGGTCAACCACGAGATTTCTATGCCGCCGGTGATGACCTCTACTTCACTGCTCAGAATGCCACTGTGGGGAGAGAGTTATTCAAATTTGATGGCACAGATGTGACGCTTGTAACCGATTTGAATCCGTCATCATCTACTAGTGTTTACGATTTGTTTGAATTCAATGAAATGGTATATTTCGTTGCTAATACACCTAGTGGAAGAGAGCTTTGCAAGTATGATGGCACTGCTGTAGAGATCATTGACATCAACCCTGGTAATGGAAGCTCATTCCCTTTCTATTTTACAGAATATGACGGAAAGCTATTTTTTAGTGCTGATGATGGCTCCAACGGAAACGAGTTTTGGTCATACGATGGGACAGATGCTAGTATAATTGATATACGGCCAGGATCTCTTGGTTCATCTCCTGGAGAATTCACGCAACTAAACGGCGTACTCTACTTTAGAGCACGAACTAATGACACTGGCTCTGAGCTATTCAAATATGATGGAACCTCTGCCTCCCTTGCAAGAGACATTAATGAGGGGAATGGCAACTCCTATCCAAGTAACTTATTTGCTCACGGTCCATATCTTTATTTTACCGCAGCAAATTTTAGTGGTGCGGAAGATCCATTGGGTGATCAGATAGGGCTTTCAATTGCTGAAGATCTAGAAGGGCTTTGGAGATTTGATGGAACTAATCTCGATTTCATCACAGAATTCAATTTAGACGAAGATGATGATAGAATCTTCTTAGGTAACTATGTATATCTCGCTGGAGATACCGATGAACTTGGGACTGAACTTTATCGCATTCGTGCCATCAGCGAAGAAGTCGAGATACTTACGTTTTCGTTGGCAGAACAATCAGAAGCAGCTTCCATTGATGAACAAAACAGAATCATCACCGTGAAAGTGCCTGCTGGAACTGACGTGACTGAGCTTACTCCAGACATTACAATTTCTGAACTAGCATCCATTGATTTAGATGGAGCACAAGATTTTACCAACTCTGTCATTTACACAGTCACTTCTGAATTTGGTAACACGCAAGCCTGGATAGTTACTGTCGATGTAGACAAATATACCGGCACGGATATCCTTTCTTTCGCAGTAGAAAATCAGACTGGAGACGCTAGTATTGATCTTTCTGCTCACATAGTGAGCTTGACAGTATCCAGAGGTACTGACGTCACAAGTCTTGCCCCTGAGTTTACGCTATCTCCTGGGGCATCTATTTCTCCAGAAGGCGCACAAGATTTCACCAACGCCTTTGTGTATACAGTCACGGCAGAAGATGGTAGCACACAGGGATGGACAGTGGAAGTTCAAGCAGAGCAGCTTTCAGGTACGGATATGCTTACTTTCTCCGTTTCAGGTCAAGTAGGAAGCTCTATCATTGATGCTACGGCTCATACCGTCTCAGTGATTGTTCCTTTCGATGCGAACATCACCGCGTTAAATCCGACCATCACTATTTCTGAAGGTGCTTCTATTTCTCCAGAAGTCGCTCAAGATTTTACAAATACTGTGACCTACACCATTGCAGCAGAAAATGGAGGCACGCAAGACTGGACAGTAACTATCACTAAAGAAGATCCGCCACTTGGGTTGGATGATGTGCAAGTGTCGGTTTATCCTAATCCTTCAAGTGACTTTATTCAGGTAGATGCCAAACAAGCAATATCAGTGAAAATGCTCGATTTAAACGGAAGAAGTATTCAATCGAAAGCAGGTAATACCATTCAACTTGACATTCAATCTCTTCAACCAGGTATCTACATTCTCCGAATAAGTGACGGAAAGCAAACCATTAATCACAGAATCATAAAGGCAAACTAA